The DNA sequence CCCTCAAACCGCTGCATTTCGTACGTTCCGCCGATGGCGCTCTTGTAGAAATCGAGCGCTTCTTCGCAGCGTCCGTAAAAGAAAATATAGGGGCTGAATTGGAGCGTGGTGGTCGTCATACGGTTTCTCCCTTATGCGTTGTAATCGGAGGTATCGCAAGTATAGCACATCACTTTTTTAAAGCAAGTGCCATCCTTAAAAACAAGTTCTTATTCCGATCGTGCCGCAAAAAGAAGTCGCCGGCCCCGTTTGGCGCGCCCGTGCTTCGACAAGCTCGTGCTTCGACAAGGTGAGGGGGGCGACTTAGTTTTGTGTTACGCGCGGAAATGTCTACTGTTTTGCGTAGTCTGCGAATCCCGTGAAGTCGACGACGACGCACGGGTCGTTACCTTCGATCCACGCATCGTGTCCCGGCGGCAACGCCATTGCGTCGCCCGGTTTGAAGTGTAACGTCGTGCCGTCGTCGGTCACTG is a window from the Candidatus Baltobacteraceae bacterium genome containing:
- a CDS encoding cupin domain-containing protein, which codes for MKPIAKTESCQAPHLGYVISGRMTAVTDDGTTLHFKPGDAMALPPGHDAWIEGNDPCVVVDFTGFADYAKQ